In Telopea speciosissima isolate NSW1024214 ecotype Mountain lineage unplaced genomic scaffold, Tspe_v1 Tspe_v1.0247, whole genome shotgun sequence, the DNA window GTGAGAGAGATGGGACCTCTTGCACCCGGGGAGAAGAGTGATCCTATTTTCAACCTCCAATTTCCTCATCATAGCCGAGAAgccctccatagcaatagtgaATAGGTAAGGAGATATTGGATCCCCCTGCCGAATACCCCTTCCTCCTTTAAAATATCCTGCCGGACTCCCATTCAgtaaaatggagaaagaaggggagtcCACACAaaccttcacccaaccaatgaactgctgagggaaacccattctctccataatctcaaacaaaaacctcctactgagagaatcataagctttatggagaTCGATCTTCAAAACAACTGTGGGGCTAGtgcctttctgctcaatccctcgAACCACATCATGGCAAACCAAAATATTCCCTACTATAGACCTGCCCTTGATGAAAGCAGATCGAACCATCGACCACCTGCCCAATCACTCCCTTGCAGCCTATTGGATAACACTTTggtaatgattttgtaaaagagattgcaaagggctataGGCCTATATCCCGCAAATGAGGTTACATCTCCTGTCTTAGGGATAAGGCggataaaagtagcattaaccGAACTAGGAAGGTAAGACTTCATGAAAAACCACTTTACAGCCCAGTCAAATCTTCTCCCACAATCTCCCATGAATGCTTGTAAAAGGCTGCTCCAAAACCATCCGGTCCTGGAGCCTTAGAATTCttaaaagcaaacacaacctccataatctccttattagagATTCTCCTAGTAAGGCTTTCCTGATGAGCTTGAGACAAACCATGTTGCAAAGGAATAGAGCTAGGAAAGAAACCACTGTCAaccgaatcagtcccaaataattcttataataagaaatagcttcttccttaatctggttaggattcttcacaatatctccattctccccttgaatttccatgATGTGCTTCCTATGTCGCCTACAAATCATGATTTGTAGAAAaagctattattaccatcccccaacTGAATGTGTTTCACCCTtgacttttctttcaaaaatttctcttcAGAGCCAAAGCCTCCCAAAGTTTCTTTTTAGCCTGTTTCTCCATCAGCACCAAATTCGGTTCATCAGGTGCTCACTAAGCTACTGGATCTGAAACAAATCAGCCTCGGCCTCCTTTATCGCAAGAAAAACATCCCCACACACTCCTTATTCCAGCTCCTCAACCCTTTTTGACATTCCTCAATCTGGCCGCAAACTTAAGAATGGGATTAAGAGCCAAATTCACAGTGCTCCCACCCCGCCGAACCACCTCATCATAGCCatctctaccaatccaagcctcaaaaatctgaaaggttttgggccaaaatctgCTTTATCCACCACAGCCACCACCATTGGAGAATGATCGAAAGCCCAGGAGGGTAAAAGATTGCATCGGAGGATctaaacacatccatccaagctaAATTGACCGAACCCTATCAAGCTTGCAACAAATTCTTGCATCTCCCACTTGTCTATTATTCCAGGTCAAAGCCTCCCCTTTCCATTTCAAGTCTAGAAGCCCAGACACCATCTATAAAcgaattaaaatcatccatagCTTCAATCCGAACAGGGTCCCCTCCAATTTTTTCATTGTTACTTCGaatcacattaaaatcccctagtACAGCCCAAGGGTTAATAATGGCACTAGCAATAGCCCCAACATCCTCCCACAATTCCTTCCTAGCCACCACAGAATTAAGAGCATAAAAAAcagtacaaaagaaaaacaccgAGGTACCCACAATTGACACCTTAGCATGTACGAACTGTTTGGATTTTTGCACCAAAACCACATCATAAAAATTCGGGTCCCAACCTAGCCAGATCCGAATAGAGTTATCAAGATCTCCATTATGCAAATACTTCCAACCCGTCaaaaaactatcaaaaataGAAGCACAATTATCCAACTTAACCTTGGTTTCGAAAAGCCCTACCAGTTTAACCTCATGGTCTTTACACACCTTCTTTATCTCCATTCTTTTAGTagaggcattcatgcctctaaCATTCCAAGCTAAGCACTTCATTTAGTAGGAAGGGTAGAACTATCATCTCCCCCTTTACTAGGTCCCACACCTTTGGCAACATTTGTCTCTTTCGGGTTTATAAGAACCCGTTGGGCTTGGAACTTGGACCCCCTCCCCGTGGGTCGACCCAGCAAAGAATAAGAATTTAAATTCGGTTGGGATAAAGCAATCTCAAcaaggagaatgggtaagggccaggtacgaagagctcaatctcctggatgagaaaaggatgaaggccatggataatctcaagaaatatcagcaaagaatggctagggcattcaataaaggtgtcTACACTCGGAGCATTGAGGAAGGAGAtctggtccttagagagcagcgagctccaattcatgacccaagaggaaaattttgacccaattggagtggatcctacaaagtcaagaccatattgctaGGACAGgtggtccaactctctgatcttgatggagaagatcttcagggtctggtcaatatggaccagctaaagaagtattttgtctgagatatgtgaagcaatttgaactacattcgacctgattcctctgaagggatacgtaggcaactcgatgtattcgggtacggtctcaaaaaaaaagaaaaaaaagagaaggcattgtatcggtttcctcccataaattccgccagccggcgtcccttgcacatatgggtaaatcttgCCATTTAGCCTTCCATTCCTTAACCTAGCTTATAAGtgaaagtcatctagagctggttattaacaaaggatttattcattctatgtcacaaaatgctaacccaattcttgatacaggtagcatgagaggattaaagaaagaaggactcaaCAAATAGTTGCatcagtggactctccggataaatgtggacgagcctacactcctagaggatcaccatttgatagtattgggaaggatcggttgtttcaagctccatcatgatttactaagggaagtatcgaagtgctggaacccccaattgcacgcgtttcacttcgaaaaagtctggctggctccgaccattgaagaatttcgggcttgcatgatgtcaccccctcgaggaaagtcgttcctcccaactatgaagaacgaacaggtcttcaaaaatttgggagatttctttgccatgaataaggagttaaagcaagttctcgattatgacaaggtggatgcgttgaaagttgtgaagatcttcaacaacaatggatttgaagaagaaagacagatccgacgcagaaggtgggcatacttattctgtatgattgggatgtacttgttagcatctctaggaaaaggcatgtccccaataattgcagaagtggtgagacaaattgaagaaggatgcgacatcgctcgtaccgttttagcagaaacattcaaagggtttgataccatgagtcagtctcagaaatacggtatagatttccttcatggatctccggcggtattccaaatgtggttgatggaaaaactaaaactggtcacaccaattccgtgtcctcacctctggcctatgcattatcaaa includes these proteins:
- the LOC122647868 gene encoding uncharacterized protein LOC122647868, with translation MKCLAWNVRGMNASTKRMEIKKVCKDHEVKLVGLFETKVKLDNCASIFDSFLTGWKYLHNGDLDNSIRIWLGWDPNFYDVVLVQKSKQFVHAKVSIVGTSVFFFCTVFYALNSVVARKELWEDVGAIASAIINPWAVLGDFNVIRSNNEKIGGDPVRIEAMDDFNSFIDGVWASRLEMERGGFDLE